In the genome of Kitasatospora cathayae, one region contains:
- a CDS encoding ROK family transcriptional regulator, whose amino-acid sequence MAGPAVARDRSSSRRANLGMVLRLLRDEGPRSRARISDDTGLPKATVSNLTAELLEGGLIREGQAERDRGTVGRPGQAVEIDGSGVHGIGAEINVDYVSLLALNLKGQITAEQRIPFDVRAAGPDATLDTTAQLVARGIETLRRDGGRVAGVTLATPGATDMNTGTVGFASNIGWRDVPAIAGLRERLGPGAPELHLENDAKLGALAEYVTASADNVRDLVYVTGQTGVGVGIIAGGQLLRGAGGYAGEVGHLQLVPSDQLCACGRRGCWETTIGRGALLRYAADPGDLVWDPMVDLERRLAELRDRASAGDARTLEALQRIADNLAPGLALLADILNPRLIVLGGHFAFFGEYLIDSVTAQVRERVMAPNAGGCEIVLSTTGLTGTARGGALLALDAVYQDPTSAMTPAQR is encoded by the coding sequence ATGGCGGGACCCGCCGTCGCCCGGGACCGCTCCTCGTCCCGCCGGGCCAACCTCGGCATGGTGCTGCGACTGCTGCGCGACGAGGGCCCCCGCTCGCGCGCGCGCATCTCCGACGACACCGGCCTGCCCAAGGCCACGGTCTCCAACCTGACCGCGGAACTGCTGGAGGGCGGTCTGATCCGCGAGGGCCAGGCCGAGCGCGACCGCGGCACGGTCGGCCGCCCCGGACAGGCCGTGGAGATCGACGGCAGCGGCGTCCACGGCATCGGCGCCGAGATCAACGTGGACTACGTCAGCCTGCTCGCCCTCAACCTCAAGGGCCAGATCACCGCCGAGCAGCGGATCCCCTTCGACGTGCGGGCCGCCGGGCCCGACGCCACCCTGGACACCACCGCGCAGCTGGTCGCCCGGGGCATCGAGACACTGCGCCGTGACGGCGGACGCGTCGCCGGGGTCACCCTGGCCACGCCCGGTGCCACCGACATGAACACGGGCACGGTCGGCTTCGCGTCCAACATCGGCTGGCGCGACGTACCGGCCATCGCCGGCCTGCGCGAGCGCCTGGGACCGGGCGCCCCGGAGCTGCACCTGGAGAACGACGCGAAGCTCGGCGCGCTGGCCGAGTACGTGACCGCCTCCGCCGACAACGTCCGCGACCTCGTCTACGTCACCGGCCAGACCGGCGTCGGGGTCGGCATCATCGCCGGCGGGCAGCTGCTGCGCGGCGCCGGCGGCTACGCGGGCGAGGTCGGCCACCTCCAGCTGGTGCCCTCCGATCAGCTGTGCGCCTGCGGCCGGCGCGGCTGCTGGGAGACCACCATCGGCCGCGGCGCCCTGCTGCGCTACGCCGCCGACCCCGGCGACCTGGTCTGGGACCCCATGGTGGACCTGGAACGGCGCCTCGCCGAGCTGCGCGACCGTGCGAGCGCCGGGGACGCCCGCACGCTGGAGGCGCTGCAGCGGATCGCCGACAACCTGGCCCCAGGACTGGCCTTGCTGGCCGACATCCTCAACCCGCGGCTCATCGTCCTCGGCGGCCACTTCGCCTTCTTCGGCGAGTACCTGATCGACAGCGTGACCGCCCAGGTCCGCGAGCGCGTGATGGCCCCGAACGCCGGCGGCTGCGAGATCGTCCTGTCCACCACCGGCCTGACCGGCACCGCCCGCGGCGGCGCGCTGCTCGCGCTCGACGCCGTCTACCAGGACCCGACCAGCGCCATGACGCCAGCCCAGCGCTGA